A section of the Rubritalea squalenifaciens DSM 18772 genome encodes:
- a CDS encoding TlpA family protein disulfide reductase, with amino-acid sequence MKLKKNATIACLAMGMASLNTLAYAQAEAPAEAPAEEAAEAKQSLKVGDKAPAFEGVEWLKGGPIEKLDEKGKVYLIECWATWCGPCIQVIPHVNDLHKKYGSKGLVVIGVDVFEESSDAAKAFVEKQGDKMSYPVAYWGGEDAAFSKNWLNAAGVEGIPHSFIVKDGVIQLMTHPAGIDEKLIESLLDGSFDAAKYAAEQEAEQKAEEEFRAKLMPLMQAGEWDKVIEFAKTLKEDDTRKPQIIIAALTNKKDWKALLEFRKETAAEKYKDFTTEYVDTAAMLQLEAGEGSEEYAKTALETFKATPEDSDQLKRTEDGVLRSRLRFLAGDKEAAVKELEELKGALDKIEDENAKAQFGKLIDKALAKIKDDSSFPPVYSLFNE; translated from the coding sequence ATGAAACTAAAGAAAAACGCCACCATCGCCTGTCTCGCCATGGGAATGGCCTCCTTGAACACGCTCGCATACGCTCAAGCCGAAGCACCAGCAGAGGCTCCAGCTGAAGAGGCGGCAGAAGCAAAGCAATCACTCAAAGTTGGTGATAAAGCACCAGCCTTTGAAGGTGTTGAGTGGCTGAAAGGCGGCCCCATTGAAAAGCTAGATGAAAAAGGCAAAGTCTACCTCATCGAGTGCTGGGCTACCTGGTGCGGTCCTTGTATTCAAGTAATCCCTCACGTGAACGACCTCCACAAAAAATATGGCAGTAAAGGCCTTGTGGTCATCGGGGTTGATGTTTTTGAGGAGAGTAGCGATGCCGCAAAAGCATTCGTGGAGAAACAAGGTGATAAAATGTCCTATCCTGTTGCCTATTGGGGCGGAGAAGACGCAGCATTCAGTAAAAACTGGCTCAATGCAGCAGGTGTAGAGGGAATTCCACACAGCTTCATCGTCAAAGACGGCGTTATCCAGTTGATGACCCACCCAGCAGGCATCGACGAAAAACTCATCGAATCACTCTTGGACGGAAGTTTCGATGCAGCCAAATATGCAGCGGAGCAAGAAGCCGAGCAAAAAGCGGAAGAAGAGTTCCGCGCCAAGCTCATGCCTCTCATGCAAGCCGGTGAATGGGACAAAGTGATTGAGTTCGCCAAGACTCTTAAAGAGGACGACACCAGGAAACCTCAGATTATCATTGCAGCTTTGACCAACAAGAAGGATTGGAAGGCTCTGCTTGAATTCCGTAAAGAGACCGCAGCTGAGAAGTATAAAGATTTCACTACTGAGTATGTGGACACAGCAGCCATGCTTCAACTCGAAGCGGGCGAAGGTTCCGAAGAATACGCTAAAACTGCCCTAGAAACCTTTAAAGCGACTCCTGAAGATTCGGATCAACTCAAGCGCACCGAGGACGGTGTTCTCAGATCTCGCCTCCGTTTCCTCGCCGGTGACAAGGAAGCTGCAGTCAAAGAACTGGAGGAACTCAAAGGAGCTCTGGACAAGATCGAAGATGAGAATGCCAAAGCACAATTTGGAAAACTCATCGACAAAGCCCTTGCCAAAATCAAGGACGATAGTTCCTTCCCACCAGTCTACTCCCTTTTCAACGAATAA
- a CDS encoding TolC family protein: protein MKPYITLCLAWIPLAVSCSNQSEPFITATAEFPADYLGKSTPLNTSKEVSLAELANRVASNNPQLRAARMRIREAQGQVVQSGRLSNPELGVGLNKSIPGSEGGMEVSFSQRFPVTNRLALEKRISKQQLAIAAEEVKTAERDLVAKAQEIAVEIILLRQKRSELNKQASLLETLANFITEAANRGELSPLDANQAQVEASSIKSKMNQLQSEENILLGKLRAYIGLSAGSPLSLSGSLPSARIPSQALALQNLSEYRAKQLEIEQAQQAIALAKANRYEDVEASTFASIDREEDAPEGLETEGVIGIGVKIPLQFYNRNEGNIASARARAARITLEKDALALELKQNAANFRTEMNGWISQNENITSSLIPLAQKNSKQLETAYRNGQAPFTSLLKARNQELDLENTKLENLAAFHKARVRYFAAIGKTSSTF, encoded by the coding sequence ATGAAACCATACATCACCTTATGCCTTGCCTGGATTCCCCTCGCGGTATCTTGTAGCAACCAAAGTGAACCATTCATTACCGCGACAGCAGAGTTCCCTGCGGATTATCTGGGAAAAAGCACTCCTCTAAACACCTCCAAAGAGGTCAGTTTGGCCGAGTTGGCAAACCGCGTTGCCAGTAACAATCCCCAGCTCAGAGCTGCTCGTATGCGGATCAGAGAAGCTCAGGGTCAAGTCGTCCAGTCAGGACGACTCAGCAACCCGGAATTAGGGGTAGGTCTGAACAAATCCATTCCAGGCTCTGAGGGAGGCATGGAAGTCAGCTTTTCACAAAGATTCCCCGTCACAAACCGTTTGGCTCTTGAGAAACGAATCTCAAAGCAGCAGCTAGCTATCGCTGCCGAGGAGGTCAAAACAGCTGAGCGCGACCTCGTCGCCAAAGCGCAGGAAATCGCCGTTGAGATCATACTTCTCAGACAAAAGCGTAGCGAACTCAACAAGCAGGCAAGCCTACTCGAAACGCTGGCAAACTTCATCACTGAGGCTGCCAACCGAGGTGAACTTTCTCCACTAGATGCCAATCAGGCTCAAGTCGAAGCGTCGTCCATCAAATCTAAGATGAACCAGCTTCAGTCTGAAGAAAATATTCTTCTCGGTAAACTAAGAGCCTATATTGGTCTCTCCGCAGGATCGCCCTTAAGTCTCTCCGGATCGTTACCGAGTGCCCGAATTCCATCACAAGCCCTGGCGTTACAAAATCTCTCTGAGTACCGGGCCAAGCAACTTGAAATTGAGCAAGCACAGCAGGCCATCGCCCTAGCAAAAGCCAATCGCTATGAGGACGTTGAGGCGTCTACATTTGCTAGCATCGACAGAGAGGAAGATGCCCCTGAGGGACTCGAAACCGAAGGCGTCATCGGAATCGGTGTCAAAATCCCTCTTCAATTCTACAACAGAAACGAAGGTAATATCGCATCGGCACGAGCACGGGCGGCACGGATCACACTGGAGAAGGATGCCCTAGCACTGGAACTCAAACAAAACGCGGCGAACTTCCGTACTGAGATGAATGGTTGGATTTCTCAAAATGAAAACATCACTTCCAGCCTTATTCCTCTGGCTCAAAAGAACTCAAAGCAACTGGAGACAGCCTATCGAAACGGACAGGCCCCCTTCACCTCATTGCTGAAAGCGAGAAACCAAGAGCTCGATCTTGAAAACACCAAACTTGAGAACCTTGCGGCTTTTCACAAAGCCAGAGTTCGCTACTTCGCCGCCATCGGCAAAACATCATCAACCTTTTAA
- a CDS encoding efflux RND transporter periplasmic adaptor subunit, producing MKAIFIIFALTISSLVAEEKNFVGLTPQSVKNLGIKTVRVQKTEFERTVFAIGHIKPIPNKHAVISTRFPGRVVQTPPIVGDIVEKDQVLLKVESRQPGSPPPVISVTAPSNGVIFKSHVTLGQPVEPAEELMDIVDLSQVWAVANIPESQMANIRIGSIARIRVTSLGDTVFNGELIRMGTEANPTAGTVEAIFLLDNPDLKLRPNMRAEFSVITSTRKDVVSVPRKAIQGDAASPFVFVKHFDIPNGFEKAPVVIGEKNDRFVEIIKGVTRVDEVVTDGSYFLGFAQGGGVSLKEALDAAHGHEHNEDGSEMTAEQKRAKEKEQSGDAAGMSGNLSWSSPIVLFLIVSNAVTLVLLTIVTFKKSAK from the coding sequence ATGAAAGCTATATTTATCATTTTTGCATTAACGATCTCTTCTCTTGTAGCCGAGGAGAAGAACTTCGTCGGTCTCACCCCTCAGAGTGTCAAAAACCTCGGCATCAAAACAGTAAGGGTTCAAAAGACCGAATTTGAGCGTACCGTTTTCGCGATCGGCCACATCAAACCCATCCCTAACAAACACGCTGTCATCAGCACCCGCTTTCCTGGACGTGTTGTACAAACACCACCGATTGTCGGTGATATTGTAGAGAAAGACCAAGTACTGCTCAAGGTTGAGTCCAGACAACCTGGATCCCCTCCTCCTGTCATCAGCGTGACAGCACCAAGTAACGGAGTGATTTTCAAGAGTCACGTGACACTGGGGCAACCCGTTGAGCCAGCCGAGGAACTCATGGATATCGTAGACCTGAGCCAAGTCTGGGCCGTCGCAAACATCCCTGAATCCCAAATGGCCAATATCAGGATCGGCAGCATTGCCCGCATCCGCGTGACCTCTCTCGGGGATACGGTCTTTAATGGTGAGCTCATTCGTATGGGCACTGAGGCTAACCCTACTGCCGGTACCGTGGAGGCTATCTTCTTGCTGGATAACCCTGACCTCAAACTGCGCCCCAACATGCGTGCCGAATTCTCGGTGATTACCAGTACCCGTAAAGATGTTGTCTCTGTTCCGCGCAAAGCCATCCAGGGCGATGCAGCCTCTCCATTTGTGTTTGTGAAGCACTTCGATATACCTAACGGTTTTGAAAAAGCTCCTGTGGTAATCGGTGAGAAGAATGACCGATTTGTTGAGATCATTAAAGGAGTCACCAGAGTCGATGAGGTCGTCACCGATGGTTCCTACTTCCTCGGCTTTGCTCAAGGTGGCGGAGTTTCACTCAAAGAGGCTCTGGATGCTGCCCACGGGCATGAACACAACGAGGACGGCTCTGAAATGACTGCTGAGCAGAAACGAGCCAAAGAAAAGGAACAGTCTGGAGATGCAGCCGGGATGTCCGGCAATCTATCTTGGAGTTCACCTATTGTCCTCTTCTTGATTGTTTCGAATGCGGTTACTCTGGTTCTTCTAACCATAGTTACCTTCAAGAAGAGCGCGAAGTAA